A window of the Methanoregula sp. genome harbors these coding sequences:
- a CDS encoding DHH family phosphoesterase → MGFCDDVKAAAEQIADAPGITIISHIDADGISCEAILSQAISRQGIDVKSVFVRQLEPLTMPQVPSDNTLKIFSDLGAGQQNLFLERGFTEKEVLIVDHHVSQPCEREYTQVNCLPYGHDRMSAAGVSYLIAKQMDPANIDLAKLAIVGNVGDMMAREKCGLVGPARDIIVEDGVRHKNVEVRKRDLNCYGTATRPVHLSLAYNDDPFIKGISNNPEGARQFLKKLGIQQQTESRRWYVWEEISQEEKRMIISALAEQLIANGDTVDRLFAETYGFPDEIPRTPLRNAQEYATMLNACGRWSKPQIGGAILRGDRGTAYRDAEHMLKNHRAIIRNLLEYIIDTGVKELENLQYLHVGGRYPDTIVGIGAGMALSKLNSNIPILVMCEVPEDTNLTKVSMRTTERVVERGVDLQQALNCASAEYGGGGGGHKIAAGAYIPKSAEEEFVIRVNRILGEQFAAAGSGNR, encoded by the coding sequence ATGGGTTTTTGCGATGATGTGAAAGCAGCCGCAGAGCAGATCGCGGATGCGCCCGGGATTACCATCATCTCGCACATCGACGCTGACGGTATCTCGTGTGAGGCGATCCTCTCGCAGGCAATCTCACGGCAGGGAATTGACGTAAAATCGGTTTTTGTCCGGCAACTCGAACCGCTGACTATGCCGCAGGTGCCTTCGGACAATACGCTCAAGATTTTTTCCGATCTCGGTGCCGGACAGCAGAACCTGTTTCTCGAACGGGGTTTTACGGAAAAAGAGGTATTAATTGTTGACCACCACGTGAGCCAGCCCTGTGAGCGGGAGTATACGCAGGTGAACTGCCTTCCTTACGGCCATGACCGGATGAGCGCTGCCGGTGTCTCGTACCTGATCGCAAAGCAGATGGACCCGGCTAATATCGATCTCGCCAAACTCGCCATTGTCGGCAATGTCGGTGACATGATGGCCCGGGAAAAGTGCGGGCTTGTCGGCCCTGCACGCGATATCATTGTCGAGGATGGGGTGCGCCACAAAAATGTCGAGGTGCGCAAACGGGATCTTAACTGCTACGGCACTGCCACGCGCCCGGTACACCTCTCGCTTGCCTACAATGACGATCCGTTCATCAAAGGCATCAGCAACAATCCCGAAGGTGCCCGCCAGTTCTTAAAGAAACTCGGCATCCAGCAACAGACAGAAAGCAGGCGCTGGTACGTGTGGGAAGAGATCTCGCAGGAAGAGAAACGGATGATCATCTCCGCACTCGCCGAACAGCTAATCGCAAACGGGGATACGGTGGACCGGCTCTTTGCCGAGACCTACGGGTTCCCGGATGAAATCCCCCGGACGCCGCTGCGCAATGCCCAGGAATACGCAACCATGCTTAATGCCTGCGGGCGCTGGTCCAAGCCCCAGATCGGGGGAGCCATCCTTCGCGGGGATCGCGGCACCGCATACCGCGATGCCGAACATATGCTGAAAAACCACCGGGCAATCATCCGCAACCTGCTCGAATATATCATCGATACGGGAGTCAAGGAACTCGAAAACCTCCAGTATCTCCACGTGGGCGGGCGGTACCCGGATACCATTGTCGGTATCGGGGCCGGGATGGCGCTCTCGAAGCTCAACAGCAATATCCCGATCCTTGTCATGTGCGAAGTGCCCGAGGATACCAACCTGACGAAGGTATCGATGCGGACCACCGAGCGCGTGGTGGAACGCGGGGTCGATCTCCAGCAGGCGCTCAACTGTGCTTCAGCAGAGTATGGCGGCGGGGGCGGGGGCCACAAGATCGCGGCGGGGGCGTACATCCCGAAATCAGCAGAAGAGGAGTTTGTTATTCGTGTCAACAGGATACTCGGAGAACAGTTCGCTGCGGCGGGTTCAGGCAATCGCTGA
- a CDS encoding NAD(P)H-hydrate dehydratase has translation MRPFAIEGYPEVGIISPARMRAVDKNAMALGVTELQLMESAGRALADMVRAPSPARVLVLCGRGNNGGDGMVAARHLQYGVDTDVCYVDFGKRSAACGHQLSALKRCNVGLLPFTCRDDLEALQSQFAMADVIIDALLGIGASGELQEPLKTCVKMANASRAMIIAADVPTPGMRADRICAFHRAKCEGSTVVDIGIPVEAECCVGPGDLTLLQPRHRKAHKGFGGEVLVIGGGPYQGAPYLAGLGALRAGADIVRIASPVFEPVPDLIYERLDGKKIGTEHTGRLIALAERANVVVCGNGLGTESHAVVTAIAPHCKRAVFDADALRLPLPVAQEETIYTPHAGEFARITGKTLPMDTIGRARAARIAGISGTVLLKGHIDVITDGTRVRFNRTGNPAMTVGGTGDVLAGIAGALLCHLPAFDAACIAAYVNGRAGERVAAERGSGMLASDLVDRIPAELFKNSMQAE, from the coding sequence ATGAGACCGTTTGCGATCGAAGGATATCCTGAGGTAGGGATCATCAGCCCTGCCCGGATGCGTGCGGTGGACAAAAATGCCATGGCGCTCGGGGTGACCGAGCTCCAGCTGATGGAGAGCGCCGGTCGGGCACTTGCGGATATGGTCCGTGCACCCTCGCCCGCACGGGTGCTCGTGCTCTGCGGGAGGGGCAATAATGGCGGTGACGGAATGGTTGCCGCACGGCACCTCCAGTATGGCGTGGATACCGATGTCTGCTATGTCGATTTCGGAAAACGAAGCGCAGCCTGCGGGCACCAGCTCAGCGCGCTGAAACGCTGTAATGTCGGGCTGCTCCCGTTCACCTGCCGGGATGACCTTGAGGCATTGCAATCGCAGTTTGCCATGGCCGATGTGATCATCGATGCACTGCTGGGCATCGGTGCATCCGGGGAACTCCAGGAACCGTTAAAGACCTGCGTGAAGATGGCAAATGCCTCGCGGGCGATGATTATTGCAGCAGACGTGCCGACACCGGGCATGCGGGCGGATCGCATCTGCGCCTTCCACCGGGCAAAGTGCGAAGGTTCAACAGTGGTCGATATCGGCATTCCGGTTGAAGCGGAGTGCTGTGTCGGGCCCGGCGATCTCACCCTCCTTCAGCCGCGTCACCGAAAGGCGCACAAGGGATTTGGCGGCGAAGTGCTGGTGATCGGTGGCGGGCCCTACCAGGGTGCCCCCTACCTTGCCGGGCTGGGAGCATTACGGGCGGGTGCCGATATTGTCCGGATTGCTTCGCCGGTCTTTGAACCGGTACCCGACCTGATCTATGAACGTCTCGATGGCAAGAAGATCGGTACGGAACATACCGGGCGCCTGATCGCCCTTGCAGAGCGTGCGAATGTGGTTGTCTGCGGGAACGGGCTCGGGACGGAGAGCCACGCGGTGGTAACCGCTATTGCCCCACACTGCAAGCGTGCGGTCTTTGATGCGGACGCCCTAAGGCTGCCTTTGCCTGTTGCGCAGGAAGAGACGATCTATACTCCCCATGCCGGTGAATTTGCCCGTATCACCGGAAAGACCCTGCCAATGGATACGATCGGGCGTGCCCGTGCAGCCCGGATTGCAGGGATTTCCGGGACCGTGCTGCTCAAGGGCCATATCGATGTGATCACCGATGGCACGCGGGTGCGGTTCAACCGGACCGGAAATCCCGCGATGACGGTGGGCGGGACGGGGGATGTGCTGGCGGGTATTGCCGGTGCCCTGCTCTGCCACCTGCCCGCGTTCGATGCCGCCTGCATTGCCGCGTACGTCAATGGCAGGGCAGGAGAACGGGTGGCAGCGGAACGCGGGAGCGGGATGCTGGCATCCGATCTCGTGGACCGGATACCGGCAGAATTATTCAAAAACAGCATGCAGGCAGAGTGA
- the moaC gene encoding cyclic pyranopterin monophosphate synthase MoaC encodes MVEFTHIQDDKAQMVDISGKGDVVREAVAAGKIYLRPATLTAIREGMVVKGNVLSTARVAATLSVKNTPNLIPMCHSIPISAISVDFTEGDGFIEAMVRVKCFGKTGVEMEALTGVSIALLTIWDMVKSAEKDADGQYPVTRIEDIRVIEKKKGK; translated from the coding sequence ATGGTCGAATTTACCCATATTCAGGACGATAAGGCACAGATGGTGGATATCAGCGGCAAGGGCGATGTGGTGCGGGAAGCAGTGGCGGCCGGTAAGATTTACTTGCGGCCGGCCACGCTGACCGCAATACGCGAGGGGATGGTCGTGAAAGGCAATGTGCTCTCGACTGCCCGTGTGGCAGCAACGCTCTCGGTGAAGAACACGCCCAACCTGATACCGATGTGCCATTCCATCCCCATAAGCGCGATTTCTGTTGATTTTACTGAGGGTGACGGGTTCATTGAGGCGATGGTGCGGGTGAAGTGTTTCGGTAAGACTGGTGTCGAGATGGAGGCCCTGACGGGCGTTTCGATCGCACTGCTCACTATCTGGGACATGGTGAAGTCGGCTGAGAAGGATGCGGATGGGCAGTATCCGGTGACCCGGATTGAGGATATCCGGGTGATTGAGAAGAAGAAGGGGAAGTGA